In one window of Chryseobacterium sp. JV274 DNA:
- a CDS encoding T9SS type A sorting domain-containing protein, producing MKKIVLSLALASCFYGNAQTLLSENFEGATFPPTGWTKTNTNASRAWDLTSSVFSGTSASSIELKTRFTIAGNNSATIDWIAGSNTAYLTSPSFSLAGATSPTLSFKVKVGWGYMISLNKGNLLAQISIDGGTNWVTLWNEDSEPGFTDDGDGNIDTDFYNTVTVQKNLSTYIGQANVKIRFQYMATDADAVSVDDVQVVANGTLGTSETSKTKNSGISIYPNPTRGEINIKADKKIKSATVIDASGKSLLNNTSERLDISSLPKGIYLLKVDFSDGTSKTEKVIKQ from the coding sequence ATGAAAAAAATTGTACTTTCTTTAGCATTGGCATCATGCTTTTACGGCAATGCCCAGACCCTACTTTCGGAAAATTTCGAAGGAGCGACATTTCCTCCAACAGGATGGACTAAAACTAACACAAACGCATCAAGAGCATGGGATTTAACAAGTTCTGTTTTTTCCGGAACTTCAGCATCTTCTATTGAACTCAAAACGAGATTTACTATTGCCGGAAATAATTCTGCTACTATTGACTGGATTGCTGGCTCTAACACAGCATACCTTACAAGCCCTTCATTCAGTTTAGCTGGAGCGACAAGTCCAACCCTAAGCTTCAAAGTAAAAGTTGGCTGGGGCTATATGATAAGCCTGAACAAAGGAAATCTTCTGGCACAGATATCAATAGATGGGGGAACTAACTGGGTTACTCTTTGGAATGAAGATAGCGAACCCGGCTTTACTGATGACGGTGATGGTAATATAGATACTGATTTTTATAACACGGTTACTGTACAAAAAAACCTTAGTACATACATAGGACAGGCGAATGTAAAAATAAGATTCCAGTATATGGCAACTGATGCTGATGCTGTTTCAGTAGATGATGTACAGGTTGTTGCTAATGGAACTCTTGGTACATCTGAAACTTCAAAAACAAAAAACAGCGGTATTTCCATTTATCCAAATCCAACAAGAGGAGAAATCAACATCAAAGCAGATAAAAAAATCAAATCTGCAACTGTAATTGATGCGAGCGGAAAATCTCTACTTAATAATACTTCTGAAAGATTAGATATTTCTTCGCTTCCGAAAGGAATCTATTTATTAAAAGTAGATTTTTCTGATGGAACATCGAAAACAGAAAAAGTAATAAAACAATAA
- a CDS encoding gliding motility lipoprotein GldH, translating to MHKILGLFSLILFFSCNSSSGGDVIMNSVDNKWNKKNEQKFNLEISDPQNPKNIIFVVRNNNSYPYSNIRFIVNFTNLQNKKKETDTLNYVLAKPNGEWLGTGFGDTKETLFQYKLNYQFPGKGKYEIGLTQAMRNDNLSGIEDIGVKIETAKP from the coding sequence ATGCATAAAATTTTAGGATTATTTTCCCTTATCCTTTTCTTTAGCTGTAACTCTTCATCAGGAGGAGATGTCATCATGAATTCCGTTGATAACAAATGGAATAAGAAAAATGAGCAAAAATTTAATCTTGAAATTTCAGATCCGCAGAATCCTAAAAATATTATATTTGTCGTAAGAAACAACAATAGTTATCCTTACAGCAATATAAGATTCATTGTGAATTTCACCAATCTCCAGAACAAAAAAAAGGAAACTGACACCTTGAATTATGTGCTGGCAAAACCTAATGGAGAATGGCTTGGTACAGGCTTTGGTGATACAAAGGAAACTTTGTTTCAGTATAAACTGAATTATCAGTTTCCGGGAAAGGGAAAATATGAAATCGGTCTGACCCAGGCGATGAGAAATGACAACCTTTCAGGAATTGAGGATATTGGGGTAAAAATAGAAACGGCTAAACCGTAA
- a CDS encoding OmpP1/FadL family transporter, with protein MKKILVSTALLAGVLSYAGGFRVSLQGVKQLAMAHTSAHAEDASVTFFNPAGMSFIPSKLSVVAGGFGASNKVTFQNFNTLQSAETDNPIGTPFYAAITYRPIEKLTVGLSVTTPFGSTIKWPENWEGKELVQKMELKSFYFQPMVSVKLAPWVSFGASYIYARGKVDWDKAVTQFDGKVNINDENATGHGYGFGFYFRPDPKLDISIAYRSAIDMKAKSGTATFQFPSQSVYTQLKLNAAGQDGFSAVLPLVEEYTIGLTYKVTPKWQVSADFNYHGWERYSKLTLDFENAPIGNNPSDPTILTNPKNFRNSKTFRLGTQYAFTNMIYGRLGAYYDEAPYTTDNFIPETPSYDTYVVTGGVGFKLKQFGIDVAGGYAMPQYRKVNNVNIGLNGQSKATAFYFGLGFSYNPF; from the coding sequence ATGAAAAAAATATTAGTATCAACTGCTTTATTGGCGGGAGTTCTATCTTACGCAGGAGGCTTCAGAGTTTCCCTGCAAGGGGTAAAACAATTGGCAATGGCGCATACTAGTGCTCATGCCGAAGACGCGAGTGTGACATTCTTTAACCCTGCGGGTATGTCATTTATCCCTTCCAAACTGAGTGTAGTGGCAGGAGGGTTTGGTGCAAGTAATAAAGTTACTTTTCAAAACTTCAATACTTTACAAAGTGCAGAAACAGATAACCCTATAGGGACTCCTTTCTACGCGGCGATTACTTATAGACCAATAGAGAAACTTACCGTAGGTCTTAGTGTTACAACACCTTTTGGAAGTACAATAAAATGGCCTGAAAACTGGGAAGGTAAAGAATTGGTTCAGAAAATGGAACTGAAAAGTTTCTACTTCCAGCCAATGGTCTCTGTAAAACTGGCTCCTTGGGTATCTTTTGGTGCCAGCTACATTTACGCAAGAGGAAAGGTAGATTGGGATAAAGCGGTAACGCAATTCGACGGGAAGGTAAATATTAATGATGAAAATGCAACCGGACATGGATACGGATTTGGTTTCTATTTCAGACCTGATCCGAAACTGGACATAAGTATTGCCTACCGTTCAGCAATAGATATGAAAGCGAAGAGCGGAACGGCTACATTCCAGTTTCCATCACAATCTGTTTATACGCAGCTGAAGCTGAATGCAGCAGGACAAGATGGTTTCTCGGCGGTTCTTCCATTGGTTGAAGAATATACAATTGGTTTAACCTATAAAGTGACACCAAAATGGCAGGTTTCTGCAGACTTTAACTATCATGGATGGGAAAGATACAGCAAACTTACTTTAGATTTCGAGAATGCTCCTATTGGGAACAATCCATCGGATCCTACTATTCTTACCAATCCTAAGAACTTCAGAAATTCCAAAACATTCAGATTGGGAACTCAATATGCGTTCACTAATATGATCTATGGACGTTTGGGGGCGTATTATGATGAAGCTCCTTATACAACTGACAACTTTATCCCGGAAACACCTTCATATGATACGTATGTAGTTACAGGTGGAGTAGGCTTTAAGCTGAAACAATTCGGAATTGATGTTGCAGGAGGATATGCAATGCCTCAGTACAGAAAGGTAAACAATGTTAATATAGGGCTTAACGGACAGTCAAAAGCAACAGCTTTCTACTTTGGTCTAGGTTTCTCTTATAATCCATTTTAA
- a CDS encoding G-D-S-L family lipolytic protein has protein sequence MKKIIISTIAVSALLFTVTSCNTDFDTDVKDIPVTKGDADFSKYISLGNSLTSGYRDGALYSSGQNESYPSIIAAQMKLAGGGDFKQPLMPNDIGGFNNLPGFPGKLTLQVVNGSLAPVPSGAAAALDMLSGGGTYNNMGVPGAKSFHLVAPGYGSQAGLATGTANPYFVRFASSATTSVLADAMAQKATFFSLWIGNNDVLSYATNGGTNSQTVGGVTTYSIATVQTGNTNPTTYKSNDISDPALLAGSIKAVLDGLKSVGTTKGVIANIPSVTSVPFFTTVPYNPLTPALLGSNLTTLNTSLYGPLKQALTAFGAGDRINLLSATGPNPVLIKDVALTDLSAQLTAALTPSLGLPTATAFGQIFGQARQATADDYILLTTSSVIGSTAPMVPSPVNIYGISYPLQNQHVLTKTEAGYVKTATTAYNASIKGLADSYGLAFVDANTKMLELNSQSGIVFDGVKYTATFVRGGAFSLDGVHLTGRGYGIVANEFIKSINAKYKSTLPQVDPNKYSGVKFP, from the coding sequence ATGAAAAAAATTATAATATCGACAATTGCAGTTTCTGCACTTCTTTTTACAGTAACAAGCTGTAATACGGATTTCGATACGGATGTGAAAGATATCCCGGTAACAAAAGGAGACGCAGACTTTTCAAAATATATATCGTTAGGAAACTCCCTTACATCAGGATATCGTGATGGTGCATTGTACAGCAGTGGCCAAAATGAATCTTATCCAAGCATCATTGCCGCACAGATGAAACTTGCAGGCGGCGGAGACTTTAAACAACCTTTGATGCCTAATGATATAGGAGGATTCAATAATCTTCCTGGTTTTCCTGGAAAATTGACTCTTCAGGTTGTTAATGGATCTTTAGCTCCTGTGCCAAGTGGGGCAGCAGCAGCATTGGATATGTTGTCCGGAGGAGGTACTTATAATAATATGGGTGTGCCGGGTGCGAAATCATTCCACTTAGTAGCTCCTGGATATGGTAGCCAAGCTGGTCTTGCAACAGGAACAGCTAATCCTTATTTTGTAAGATTTGCTTCTTCTGCTACAACAAGTGTGCTGGCTGATGCTATGGCTCAGAAAGCTACTTTCTTCTCACTTTGGATAGGAAATAATGATGTATTGTCATATGCTACCAATGGAGGAACAAACTCTCAGACTGTAGGAGGAGTTACAACGTATTCAATTGCTACGGTTCAGACAGGAAATACAAATCCTACAACTTATAAATCAAATGATATCTCTGATCCTGCGCTTCTTGCCGGATCTATTAAGGCGGTTTTAGATGGTCTTAAAAGTGTAGGAACAACAAAAGGAGTTATTGCTAATATTCCTTCTGTTACTTCAGTTCCTTTCTTTACTACGGTGCCTTATAACCCTTTGACACCTGCACTTTTAGGTTCAAATCTTACAACTCTTAATACGAGTTTATACGGTCCTTTGAAGCAAGCACTTACTGCTTTTGGTGCTGGAGATAGAATTAATTTACTTTCTGCAACAGGCCCAAATCCTGTTTTAATTAAGGATGTTGCTTTGACGGATTTATCTGCTCAGCTTACAGCGGCACTTACTCCTTCTTTAGGATTGCCTACAGCTACTGCTTTTGGACAAATCTTTGGCCAGGCAAGACAGGCGACAGCAGATGATTATATTTTGCTTACTACAAGTTCTGTAATCGGAAGTACGGCGCCAATGGTTCCGTCTCCGGTAAATATATATGGAATTTCTTATCCGTTACAAAACCAACATGTATTAACAAAAACAGAAGCTGGTTATGTGAAAACAGCCACAACGGCATATAATGCTTCTATAAAAGGGCTTGCTGATTCTTATGGGCTTGCATTTGTAGATGCTAATACGAAGATGCTTGAACTGAATTCACAGTCAGGAATTGTATTTGACGGAGTAAAGTATACTGCAACATTTGTTAGAGGAGGAGCTTTCTCTCTAGATGGAGTTCACCTTACAGGTCGTGGATATGGTATTGTTGCTAATGAATTTATTAAGTCTATCAATGCGAAATACAAATCTACACTTCCACAGGTAGATCCGAACAAATATTCAGGAGTTAAATTCCCTTAA
- a CDS encoding transglycosylase domain-containing protein has protein sequence MEENKKNAGNKGKTFPLPPKKKKDTSWKKWVSFIWIGLVAVVLGISGLFFAVSQGFLGEMPDVKELENPDIFVASEIISSDGVMLGKFEKEKTQPIVYKDLPPYLIYALQAKEDERFKEHSGIDLYSIARAVAYGGGRGGGSTITQQLAKLLFTGNASQNKVERAFQKLKEWVVAVSLEKRYTKEEIVTLYFNKFDFLFNANGIEMASRVYFNKKTSELTLPEAATFVAMLENPRKNNPYRYPEKAKERRNVVLDQMQKTGYIDAATYEKAANTPIEVDFHPIKSITDGYSAYYKFYLRKEIDKYLETHEKETGKKLNLYKDGLKIYVTLDSKMQKYAEEAIKEHLTDLQKRFDAEQRGRKNRPFYYLNDKQIKDVMLQAMKRTGRYKLLKADGMPEDSIMMEFKKPIKTSRFTWSGEEEVEMSPWDSIRYHKQIAQAGLMSMVPGTGEIKAWVGGIDWQHFQYDHIKQGKRQVGSTFKPFVYATAIMKLGMTPCSAVSNGTYDHNGWHVPGRGGMLTLKDALAHSQNPVAARLIEMTGVDAVIQTARDLGVTEDIPRNNTIALGSSDITIYEMLGAYSTFANYGNHNKPEMIWRIEDANGRVIKEVNVEPKEVMNPMYAYTMIELMKGVAQYGTASGELGRRGISKAVEIAAKTGTTQNNSDGWFMGITPKLATGAWVGWEDRATHFFGTGEGQGAKMALPIWAIFMKKVWADKSLGVTPDDKFVKPSDWKDGCSNLKGLSGGYGDDGSLQTIDEIKNPRPADPTPKKPTEKKEDNINENLHSNDEVDFNK, from the coding sequence ATGGAAGAAAACAAAAAAAATGCAGGAAATAAGGGGAAAACATTTCCTCTGCCTCCTAAAAAAAAGAAAGATACCTCCTGGAAAAAATGGGTCTCATTTATTTGGATTGGACTCGTTGCGGTAGTTTTGGGAATTTCAGGACTTTTCTTTGCAGTTTCTCAAGGATTTCTTGGGGAAATGCCTGATGTAAAAGAACTTGAAAATCCTGATATCTTTGTCGCTTCAGAAATCATTTCTTCAGACGGAGTTATGCTGGGTAAATTCGAAAAGGAAAAAACACAGCCTATCGTTTATAAGGATCTTCCTCCTTACCTTATTTATGCCCTTCAGGCTAAAGAAGATGAGCGTTTCAAAGAACATTCAGGAATCGACTTATATTCTATCGCAAGAGCCGTGGCATATGGTGGTGGCCGTGGTGGTGGTTCTACGATCACTCAACAGCTGGCAAAACTTCTTTTCACAGGAAATGCTTCTCAAAATAAAGTTGAAAGAGCATTCCAGAAATTAAAAGAATGGGTAGTAGCGGTAAGCCTTGAGAAAAGATATACCAAAGAAGAGATTGTTACTCTTTATTTCAATAAATTTGATTTCCTTTTCAACGCTAACGGTATTGAAATGGCTTCCAGAGTTTATTTTAACAAAAAGACTTCGGAACTTACACTACCTGAAGCTGCAACATTTGTAGCAATGCTTGAAAATCCAAGAAAAAATAATCCTTACAGATACCCTGAAAAGGCAAAAGAAAGAAGGAATGTTGTATTGGATCAAATGCAGAAAACCGGATATATTGATGCTGCCACCTATGAAAAAGCAGCCAATACTCCTATTGAAGTAGACTTTCACCCTATTAAAAGCATCACTGACGGATATTCGGCTTATTACAAATTCTATCTGAGAAAAGAGATTGATAAATATCTTGAAACTCATGAAAAAGAAACCGGCAAAAAACTTAACCTTTACAAAGACGGTTTAAAAATATATGTTACGCTTGATTCTAAGATGCAGAAGTATGCAGAAGAAGCAATCAAAGAACACTTAACGGATCTTCAGAAAAGATTTGATGCAGAACAAAGAGGTAGAAAAAACAGACCTTTCTACTATCTTAATGACAAACAGATCAAAGATGTGATGCTTCAGGCTATGAAAAGAACCGGGCGATATAAGCTGTTAAAAGCTGACGGAATGCCGGAAGACTCCATTATGATGGAATTCAAGAAACCAATCAAAACTTCAAGATTCACATGGAGCGGAGAAGAAGAAGTTGAAATGTCTCCTTGGGATTCTATCAGATACCACAAACAAATTGCACAGGCAGGTCTGATGTCTATGGTTCCTGGAACCGGAGAGATCAAAGCATGGGTAGGAGGTATCGACTGGCAGCACTTCCAATATGACCACATCAAGCAGGGTAAGAGACAGGTAGGATCTACCTTCAAACCTTTCGTGTATGCAACCGCTATCATGAAACTGGGAATGACTCCTTGTTCAGCTGTTTCTAACGGAACGTATGATCATAACGGATGGCATGTGCCGGGAAGAGGAGGAATGCTTACTTTAAAAGATGCATTAGCGCACTCTCAAAACCCTGTTGCTGCAAGATTAATTGAAATGACAGGAGTAGATGCTGTTATCCAGACCGCAAGAGATCTGGGCGTAACAGAAGATATTCCAAGAAACAATACAATCGCTTTAGGTTCATCAGACATTACTATTTATGAAATGCTAGGTGCTTACAGTACTTTCGCCAACTATGGTAATCACAATAAACCGGAAATGATCTGGAGAATTGAAGATGCCAACGGTAGAGTAATCAAGGAAGTAAATGTAGAACCAAAAGAGGTCATGAACCCAATGTATGCTTACACCATGATTGAACTGATGAAAGGTGTTGCACAGTACGGAACCGCTTCCGGAGAGCTGGGAAGAAGAGGAATTTCAAAAGCAGTAGAAATTGCCGCTAAAACAGGAACAACTCAGAACAACTCTGACGGATGGTTTATGGGAATCACGCCAAAATTAGCAACCGGAGCATGGGTTGGATGGGAAGACAGAGCAACTCACTTCTTTGGAACCGGTGAAGGTCAGGGTGCAAAAATGGCATTGCCGATCTGGGCAATTTTCATGAAGAAAGTATGGGCAGATAAAAGCTTAGGAGTTACTCCTGATGATAAGTTTGTTAAACCTTCCGATTGGAAAGACGGCTGTTCAAACCTTAAAGGATTAAGCGGAGGCTATGGAGACGATGGAAGCCTTCAGACGATCGATGAGATCAAAAATCCAAGGCCGGCAGACCCTACGCCTAAAAAACCAACAGAAAAGAAAGAGGACAACATCAATGAAAATCTTCATTCCAATGATGAAGTAGATTTCAATAAATAA
- a CDS encoding protein adenylyltransferase SelO encodes MNIERIRQPFIETFPGDFSNNPMQRNTPKVLFATIKPAGFGQPELIAFNEVLSKEIGLGKFEDKDLDFLVGNNLPENVKTYATVYAGHQFGNWAGQLGDGRAILAGEITNEAGKKTEIQWKGAGATPYSRHADGRAVLRSSVREYLMSEAMHHLGVPTTRALSLAFTGEDVMRDIMYSGNPQLEKGAVVIRTAESFLRFGHFELMSAQREYNSLQELTDFTIENYYPEITSSDSQKYRDFFQNICTRTADLMVEWFRVGFVHGVMNTDNMSALGLTIDYGPYSMMDEYDLNFTPNTTDLPGRRYAFGKQGQIAQWNLWQLANALHPLIKDEKFLEDTLNNFGTYFWEAHDQMLCKKFGLDQLQKEDENFFTNWQGLMQELQLDYTLFFSQLEKITLDTDIKGHFKEVSYISLNEEMLEKLSNFIKSYEARLGLNSISKEASLAMMKKTNPKFILRNYLLYECIEEINNGKKEMLEKLTKALEFPYQELYPEFSVKRPSGYDDTAGCSTLSCSS; translated from the coding sequence ATGAATATCGAACGTATCAGACAACCTTTTATCGAGACTTTTCCAGGTGACTTTTCAAACAATCCTATGCAGAGAAATACCCCAAAGGTTTTATTTGCTACCATCAAACCTGCTGGTTTTGGTCAACCCGAATTAATTGCTTTTAATGAAGTTCTGTCCAAAGAAATAGGATTAGGAAAATTTGAAGATAAAGATCTGGACTTTCTGGTTGGAAATAACCTTCCGGAAAATGTTAAAACCTATGCTACAGTTTATGCAGGACATCAGTTTGGAAACTGGGCAGGACAACTCGGAGACGGAAGAGCGATACTTGCGGGTGAAATCACAAATGAAGCTGGAAAAAAAACAGAGATCCAATGGAAAGGTGCCGGAGCAACCCCCTATTCCAGACATGCTGATGGAAGGGCCGTATTGAGATCTTCTGTACGCGAATATCTGATGAGTGAGGCTATGCATCATTTAGGAGTTCCAACTACAAGAGCACTCAGCCTGGCTTTTACGGGCGAAGATGTAATGCGCGATATTATGTACAGTGGAAATCCTCAGCTTGAAAAAGGCGCAGTGGTCATCAGAACTGCTGAAAGCTTCTTACGCTTCGGACATTTTGAACTGATGTCTGCTCAAAGAGAATACAACAGTCTGCAGGAACTTACCGATTTCACCATTGAAAATTATTATCCGGAAATCACATCATCAGACAGCCAGAAATACAGAGATTTCTTTCAAAATATCTGTACCCGGACCGCAGATTTAATGGTTGAATGGTTCAGAGTGGGATTTGTACATGGAGTGATGAATACAGATAATATGTCTGCTCTGGGATTAACCATCGATTATGGACCTTACTCCATGATGGATGAATATGATTTGAATTTCACCCCCAATACCACAGACCTTCCGGGAAGAAGATATGCATTCGGAAAACAGGGACAGATTGCCCAATGGAATCTTTGGCAGCTTGCGAATGCACTCCATCCTTTAATTAAAGATGAAAAGTTTTTAGAAGACACCTTAAATAATTTTGGAACGTATTTCTGGGAGGCTCATGATCAGATGCTTTGTAAAAAATTCGGACTGGATCAGCTACAAAAAGAAGATGAGAATTTTTTCACCAATTGGCAGGGATTAATGCAGGAACTTCAGCTAGACTACACCCTGTTTTTCAGTCAACTGGAAAAAATAACTCTGGATACCGATATCAAAGGACATTTTAAAGAGGTTTCTTATATCTCTTTAAATGAAGAAATGCTGGAAAAACTTAGCAATTTCATTAAAAGTTATGAAGCAAGATTAGGTTTAAATTCTATATCAAAAGAGGCTTCATTAGCGATGATGAAAAAAACAAACCCAAAATTCATCCTGAGAAATTATCTTCTTTACGAATGCATTGAAGAGATCAATAACGGCAAAAAAGAAATGCTGGAAAAACTCACCAAAGCTTTAGAATTTCCTTATCAGGAATTATACCCTGAGTTCTCCGTCAAAAGACCTTCCGGCTATGACGACACTGCAGGATGTTCAACACTTTCATGCAGCTCATAA
- a CDS encoding DUF6080 domain-containing protein, giving the protein MSLIKTKTINFFKLIFPSTYTELAVFLFFMICYGILGSYIALHYRIIFDSRIPWDAYFSFDNKSILMTGGSFERHPLSYYFFNWVREFSLFISGGKMDTNFRLTLAWLSNIIISLNIVQVFKYLKNIICLPLWLSVLIILFFGVFSTNIILSFTPENFTYTLFLLSLYNYYAAIKLRKEEKTPAIALSLAGITIGGLTITNFIKVFIPLLFEKNLFRDWKKFGNAVFRVTIAVICFVLLYLNRIDFKYQNIFSKTNQQYEKFSNVESMPTWDMILSFFFGGNILFPGFIISDKHNMKGFDFKGLYMDLYSSAFPYFFITILLTLIIWSYFKNFKNKWVQVIAISFFVDIVIHCVMRFGLHTSSIYGGHFVFVYPLLLGWLFYSYRSSRKVMSVLTLTVILLFVYLLANNLFRMAEFFWFMETYYQ; this is encoded by the coding sequence GTGTCTCTTATCAAAACAAAAACAATCAATTTCTTTAAACTTATTTTTCCTTCCACTTACACCGAGCTGGCTGTCTTTCTTTTTTTTATGATCTGCTATGGAATTTTAGGCTCATACATCGCCCTTCATTACAGAATTATTTTTGACAGCAGAATTCCATGGGATGCTTATTTCAGTTTTGATAACAAATCTATCCTTATGACAGGAGGAAGCTTTGAAAGACATCCTCTATCCTATTATTTTTTCAATTGGGTAAGAGAATTCTCATTATTCATTTCAGGCGGAAAAATGGACACCAACTTCAGGCTTACACTGGCTTGGCTCAGCAATATTATTATCAGCTTAAACATTGTTCAGGTTTTTAAATATTTAAAAAACATTATCTGTCTCCCGCTATGGTTAAGTGTATTAATCATTTTGTTTTTTGGAGTTTTTTCAACCAATATCATATTGTCCTTTACTCCGGAAAATTTCACCTACACCTTGTTTTTACTTTCATTATACAATTATTACGCAGCAATAAAACTCAGAAAAGAAGAAAAAACACCCGCAATTGCTCTTTCGCTTGCCGGAATTACCATCGGCGGGCTTACTATTACCAATTTTATAAAAGTTTTCATTCCCCTCCTTTTTGAAAAAAATCTTTTCAGAGACTGGAAAAAATTCGGAAATGCAGTGTTTAGGGTAACAATTGCAGTAATTTGTTTTGTACTACTCTATTTGAATAGAATTGATTTTAAATATCAGAATATATTTTCCAAAACCAACCAGCAGTACGAAAAATTCTCTAATGTAGAATCAATGCCCACTTGGGACATGATTCTCTCCTTCTTTTTCGGAGGCAATATTCTTTTCCCTGGATTTATTATTTCGGATAAACACAATATGAAGGGATTCGACTTTAAAGGACTTTATATGGACCTTTATTCTTCTGCTTTTCCTTACTTTTTTATAACCATATTATTGACCCTGATTATTTGGAGTTATTTTAAAAATTTCAAAAACAAATGGGTTCAGGTTATCGCCATTTCTTTTTTCGTTGACATTGTGATTCATTGTGTTATGAGATTCGGACTTCACACTTCATCCATTTATGGAGGACATTTTGTTTTCGTGTATCCACTTCTTTTGGGATGGCTTTTTTATTCCTACAGATCGTCCCGTAAAGTAATGTCAGTCTTAA
- a CDS encoding stage 0 sporulation family protein: protein MSCGCKTSGDSAHSCGPKKTANGCESVNTCGNSYKLSVFDWLSDINNPAPNRCDFVEVRFKNDRKSFYKNVNNIPLHIGSVITVESSPGHDVGVVSLTGELVKIQMKKKKFSEELALKIYRQANQKDLEVWQEARKKEDGVKLEARKIAQRIGLEMKVTDVEYQGDSSKITFYYTAENRVDFRQLIKDYAGAFRTKIDMKQIGFRQEAAKVGGIGSCGRELCCSTWLTDFRSVNTNVARYQQLSINPQKLAGQCGKLKCCLNYELDSYLDALSNFPSSSTTLETEKGKAFCIKIDVFKKKMWFAYVDSSIAWYDFDIDLVKKLISKNKRGEKILPLEDLKQPEASTQNIDLIQENSVDRFEKKNRGNRNRNNQNKHSNNQQGQQGQPQGQKRNRPERQDRPERSEKPENPNAQSGNQPRPQKQHPQQKAPVEKVEGNSDAENKPQNSPNKKKFKKKYPPKKDNNA, encoded by the coding sequence ATGAGTTGTGGATGTAAAACATCCGGCGATTCTGCACATTCTTGCGGCCCTAAGAAAACCGCAAATGGCTGTGAAAGTGTAAATACCTGCGGGAATAGTTATAAATTAAGTGTTTTTGACTGGCTATCTGACATCAACAATCCGGCACCTAACAGGTGTGATTTTGTAGAAGTTAGATTTAAAAATGACAGGAAATCGTTTTATAAAAATGTAAATAATATTCCTTTACATATTGGTAGCGTAATTACAGTAGAATCAAGTCCGGGACACGATGTAGGCGTTGTAAGCCTTACGGGAGAATTAGTAAAGATTCAGATGAAAAAGAAAAAGTTTTCAGAAGAATTGGCACTCAAAATATACAGACAGGCCAACCAAAAAGATCTTGAGGTATGGCAGGAAGCAAGAAAAAAAGAAGACGGTGTAAAGCTTGAAGCAAGAAAAATTGCTCAGAGAATAGGCCTCGAAATGAAAGTTACCGATGTGGAATACCAGGGTGACTCTTCAAAAATAACCTTTTATTACACTGCTGAAAACCGAGTGGATTTCAGACAGTTAATTAAAGATTATGCCGGTGCATTCCGTACTAAGATCGATATGAAACAGATCGGTTTCAGACAGGAAGCGGCAAAAGTAGGTGGAATTGGATCTTGCGGACGTGAACTTTGCTGCTCTACATGGCTTACAGATTTCAGATCGGTAAATACCAATGTAGCAAGATATCAGCAATTGAGCATTAATCCTCAAAAGCTGGCTGGACAATGTGGTAAGCTTAAATGCTGCCTTAATTATGAGCTTGACAGCTATTTGGATGCATTAAGCAACTTCCCTTCTTCTTCAACCACTTTAGAAACAGAGAAAGGAAAAGCATTTTGTATCAAAATTGATGTTTTCAAAAAGAAAATGTGGTTTGCTTACGTAGACAGCTCCATTGCATGGTATGATTTCGATATTGATCTTGTTAAAAAACTGATTTCAAAAAATAAAAGAGGAGAAAAAATTCTTCCTCTGGAAGACTTGAAACAACCGGAAGCTTCTACTCAAAATATTGATTTGATCCAAGAAAACAGTGTGGATCGTTTTGAAAAGAAAAACAGAGGAAACAGGAACAGAAACAACCAGAACAAGCACAGCAATAACCAACAGGGGCAACAAGGACAGCCACAAGGTCAAAAAAGAAACAGACCGGAGAGACAAGACAGACCTGAAAGATCTGAAAAACCCGAAAACCCTAATGCTCAATCTGGAAATCAGCCCAGACCTCAAAAACAACATCCACAGCAAAAAGCGCCCGTGGAAAAAGTAGAGGGTAATTCTGATGCTGAAAACAAGCCACAAAACAGCCCGAACAAGAAGAAATTTAAAAAGAAATATCCTCCAAAAAAAGATAATAATGCATAA